A region from the Candidatus Margulisiibacteriota bacterium genome encodes:
- a CDS encoding DUF4829 domain-containing protein — translation MKKWVMIFLTIILICTVVIVIANSYFSKTITNDDISDGKRVITDLFAAVNNEDVKGANGTIGRYLAGRFNETNIKGWKPKLTSIEYIKDDKFRLPPHSYKSNYGHDPFQSMSFRVTYFNNIDQKKYKQYFILVKETKNAKWKIHDWGLP, via the coding sequence ATGAAAAAATGGGTAATGATATTCTTAACTATCATACTAATTTGTACTGTAGTTATCGTTATTGCTAACAGTTACTTCTCTAAAACGATCACTAATGATGATATTTCGGATGGGAAACGAGTTATTACTGATTTATTTGCAGCTGTAAACAATGAAGATGTAAAAGGGGCTAATGGTACTATTGGCAGATATCTGGCAGGAAGATTTAACGAAACAAATATAAAGGGATGGAAACCTAAATTAACATCAATTGAGTATATTAAAGATGACAAGTTTCGTTTGCCACCTCATAGTTATAAATCCAATTATGGTCACGATCCATTTCAATCAATGAGCTTTCGTGTAACTTATTTTAATAATATTGATCAAAAGAAGTATAAACAGTATTTTATACTAGTCAAAGAAACCAAGAATGCTAAATGGAAAATTCATGATTGGGGATTACCATGA